The Orrella daihaiensis genome contains the following window.
TCGAGATTAATACGGCACCAGCTGCTGCATCACCGCCATTGCCATGCAAACGCGCAAACAGATAGCTATTGACCGCACAAGGCATCAGCATCTGTAAGGCTATCGGCGCAGCAATCAAAGGATCAATTCCTATTGGCGCAAATAACAACAATGCCACCACGATACCGCTGACAAATCTGGCCACCGTTACGCCTGAACCCGCCATAAAGCCTGAACGAGGAAGTTGTGACAGCGTGTGCCCGAGCGTTACCAGCATCAAGGGCACTGCCATACTGCCCAACAATTTGGCACTATCCAATGACCACTGCGGTGCCTGCATATCAAGAGCACGAAGTCCTATGCCAATGAGCGTCGCCCAGACAACTGGCTGGCGCCAAACTTTACCGACCGAGCCGGTCAACCACCGCAACCCGAAGGTGAAACTGACGAACGATGACGCCGCAAAAAAAGCAATCGCAATCGTCAGCCCCTGAACACCGAATACAAGCTCTGACATTGGCAAGCCAAGATTGCCTGCGTTGGGTATCCAGGCGGTTTGCCCCAAATCGCGACCAGACAAGCCCAATAAACGCAAGACCACTGCGACCACGACACCGGCAACCAGCAACGCAATCACGGACAAAGCCAGCACCCATGTCATGGTACTAGCAGCTAGTGGCGTCGTCATTAAGGTGTGAAACGTGAGTGCAGGTATCGCCACGTAAGTCACAAGCGTCGAAACAAATGCCGTCGGATAAGGCTGCTCACGGCGCCCCCAAATAAAGCCGACCACGACACAGGCCACCAAGGGCATGAGTCGGACCAGCATGGCAAGGTAGGCAGAAATCAAAACGCTCATGACAAATGTAAGTAATTGTTACGGGATTTTGCGAATTAACAAATAGAACAACTGCAGTCAAA
Protein-coding sequences here:
- a CDS encoding AEC family transporter → MSVLISAYLAMLVRLMPLVACVVVGFIWGRREQPYPTAFVSTLVTYVAIPALTFHTLMTTPLAASTMTWVLALSVIALLVAGVVVAVVLRLLGLSGRDLGQTAWIPNAGNLGLPMSELVFGVQGLTIAIAFFAASSFVSFTFGLRWLTGSVGKVWRQPVVWATLIGIGLRALDMQAPQWSLDSAKLLGSMAVPLMLVTLGHTLSQLPRSGFMAGSGVTVARFVSGIVVALLLFAPIGIDPLIAAPIALQMLMPCAVNSYLFARLHGNGGDAAAGAVLISTLVFLLLAPLLLWLGGVGQ